A DNA window from Buttiauxella agrestis contains the following coding sequences:
- the cspE gene encoding transcription antiterminator/RNA stability regulator CspE produces MSKMTGLVKWFNPEKGFGFITPDNGSKDVFVHFSAIQSNDFKTLDEGQKVEFSVENGAKGPSATNVVAL; encoded by the coding sequence ATGTCTAAAATGACTGGTTTAGTAAAATGGTTTAACCCAGAAAAAGGTTTCGGTTTCATCACTCCTGACAATGGTAGCAAAGATGTGTTCGTTCACTTCTCTGCCATTCAGAGCAATGATTTCAAAACTCTGGACGAAGGCCAGAAAGTTGAGTTCTCTGTTGAGAACGGCGCTAAAGGTCCATCAGCAACTAACGTTGTTGCTCTGTAA
- a CDS encoding YqaE/Pmp3 family membrane protein has product MGFWRIVFTIILPPLGVLLGKGFGWAFILNIVLTLLGYIPGLIHAFWVQTRD; this is encoded by the coding sequence ATGGGCTTTTGGCGTATTGTTTTTACGATTATTTTACCCCCATTGGGTGTGTTGCTAGGTAAGGGATTCGGCTGGGCATTTATTCTGAACATTGTACTGACGCTGCTAGGCTACATCCCTGGGTTAATTCATGCTTTCTGGGTACAAACCCGCGATTAA